A window of the Gossypium hirsutum isolate 1008001.06 chromosome A05, Gossypium_hirsutum_v2.1, whole genome shotgun sequence genome harbors these coding sequences:
- the LOC107941169 gene encoding coatomer subunit epsilon-1, with protein sequence MAGSPDHLFNLRNNFYLGSYQAAINNSDLPNLSPDDAVERDCLVYRSYIAFGSYQLVINEIDSSAATPLQAVKLLALYLSNPHDKESTISSLKEWLADPAIGNNPILRLIAGIIFTHEEDYNEALKHTNAGGTMELHALNVQIFIKMHRSDYAERQLRVMQQIDEDHTLTQLANAWLNLAVGGSKIQEAYLIFQDFSEKYPMTGLILNGKAVCCMHMGNFDEAETLLLEALNKDAKDPETLANLVVCSLHLGKSSSRYLSQLKLTHPEHILVKRASSAEDSFERAVQSVA encoded by the exons ATGGCTGGAAGCCCAGATCACTTGTTCAATTTGAGGAACAATTTCTATTTGGGTTCGTACCAGGCTGCCATCAACAACAGCGATCTGCCCAATCTCTCCCCCGACGACGCCGTCGAGCGCGACTGTCTTGTTTATCGCTCTTACATCGCCTTCGGCAGCTACCAA CTGGTGATCAATGAGATCGATTCCTCTGCTGCCACTCCTCTACAAGCCGTTAAATTGCTCGCTCTCTATCTCTCCAACCCTCATGATAAG GAATCGACGATTTCTAGCTTGAAGGAATGGTTGGCAGATCCAGCTATTGGGAACAATCCCATCTTAAGGTTGATTGCTGGAATCATTTTCACGCACGAAGAAGATTATAACGAGGCTCTTAAACACACCAATGCTGGTGGCACCATGGAACT GCATGCACTGAATGTGCAAATATTCATTAAGATGCATCGGTCGGACTATGCAGAGAGACAGCTGAGGGTCATGCAGCAGATTGATGAGGATCATACACTGACACAACTAGCAAATGCATGGCTGAACCTGGCAGTG GGTGGTTCCAAGATACAGGAAGCCTACCTGATCTTCCAAGATTTCTCTGAGAAATATCCTATGACTGGACTAATCCTCAATGGGAAGGCTGTCTGCTGTATGCATATGGGGAACTTTGATGAAGCTGAAACACTTTTGCTTGAAGCACTTAATAAG GATGCAAAGGATCCTGAAACTCTCGCCAACTTGGTTGTATGCAGTCTTCACCTTGGTAAATCATCTTCACGTTACCTAAG CCAATTGAAACTCACACATCCAGAGCACATTCTTGTGAAGCGTGCATCATCAGCAGAAGACAGCTTTGAAAGAGCAGTGCAATCAGTTGCTTGA
- the LOC121229312 gene encoding protein LIGHT-DEPENDENT SHORT HYPOCOTYLS 4, whose amino-acid sequence MSAAVAAAAAAAASVSSKTTSSSHHPSNQAPNHGWIPFFQAPAQRAPLPALSRYESQKRRDWKAFVEYLKKHRPQLGLSRCTGVHVLEFLDYQFGNTKLHRRNCPFWGNPPDPPSPCSCSCPLDQAWSSLDGVVGRLRVAFEENGGQPETNPFSAHVVRLYLRDLRDAQAKARGNAYTF is encoded by the coding sequence ATGTCAGCAGCTGTtgccgccgccgccgccgccgccgccaGCGTCTCATCTAAAACCACTTCTTCTTCTCATCATCCAAGTAACCAGGCGCCGAACCATGGCTGGATACCCTTTTTCCAAGCACCGGCACAACGTGCACCGCTCCCAGCTTTGAGCCGCTACGAATCTCAGAAGCGACGTGACTGGAAGGCGTTTGTGGAGTACCTGAAGAAGCATCGCCCCCAGTTGGGTCTCTCCCGCTGCACCGGAGTGCATGTGCTTGAATTCTTGGACTATCAGTTCGGGAATACTAAACTCCACAGACGGAACTGTCCTTTTTGGGGCAACCCTCCTGACCCACCATCGCCATGCTCATGCTCTTGCCCTCTCGACCAAGCATGGAGCAGCTTGGATGGTGTGGTAGGGCGCCTCCGTGTAGCTTTTGAGGAGAACGGAGGCCAACCAGAGACCAACCCTTTCAGTGCCCATGTTGTGAGGCTGTACCTAAGGGACCTCAGGGATGCTCAAGCCAAGGCTAGAGGAAATGCTTATACCTTTTGA